Proteins from one Chelonia mydas isolate rCheMyd1 chromosome 14, rCheMyd1.pri.v2, whole genome shotgun sequence genomic window:
- the LOC114020072 gene encoding RING finger protein 225 has translation MAAPGEVGQGRPRGAELAEGGPWGAEEEEDEDEASMDCVICFSPYDRLFKVPKALGCGHTFCLECLARINVSSEQVNAISCPVCRELTCLPTRKGLPGLPTCRDLLDRLPLAPAAPCSSVRFSRRRGLLYVPGWGNRKARGLALPKPGPALSTVSLSVDVGRPAPRGVGVGLGLRGMGCSSWPFAVAVAVAVTVTVGLVISAVYIFFLLPTTHGLGPGVGLGNTTWQVPWPNGTAAPPPLPSDRGLPAQIPRARAAGLAGEMEPPLHGIRRKRWRGLGPATLNPPRN, from the coding sequence ATGGCAGCACCAGGGGAAGTAGGGCAGGGGAGGCCCCGGGGCGCTGAGCTGGCAGAGGGGGGCCCCTGGGgcgctgaggaggaggaggatgaagacgAGGCCTCCATGGACTGCGTGATCTGCTTCTCGCCCTACGACCGGTTGTTTAAGGTGCCCAAGGCGCTGGGCTGCGGGCACACCTTCTGCCTCGAGTGCCTGGCGCGTATCAACGTCTCCTCGGAGCAGGTCAACGCCATCAGCTGCCCCGTGTGCCGGGAGCTGACCTGCCTCCCCACCCGCAAGGGCCTGCCTGGCCTGCCCACGTGCCGGGACCTGCTGGACCGGCTGCCCCTGGCGCccgccgccccctgcagctccgtgCGCTTCAGCCGGCGCCGCGGGCTGCTGTACGTGCCGGGTTGGGGGAACCGGAAGGCCCGGGGGCTGGCGCTACCCAAGCCGGGCCCTGCCCTCAGCACGGTCAGCCTGAGTGTGGACGTGGGGCGGCCGGCACCGCGGGGCGTGGGCGTGGGCCTGGGGCTGCGGGGGATGGGCTGCTCCAGCTGGCCCTTTGCTGTGGCTGTGGCTGTGGCTGTAACCGTCACTGTGGGGCTGGTGATTTCCGCTGTCTACATCTTCTTCCTGCTGCCGACTACCCAcgggctggggccgggtgtgGGGCTGGGCAACACCACCTGGCAGGTGCCTTGGCCCAATGGTACCGCTGCGCCGCCACCGCTGCCCAGTGACAGAGGGCTGCCTGCACAGatccccagggccagggctgcggggctggctggagagatGGAGCCTCCATTGCATGGTATCAGAAGGAAGAGATGGAGGGGCCTGGGCCCTGCAACACTGAACCCACCCAGGAACTGA
- the RPS5 gene encoding 40S ribosomal protein S5 → MTEWETVPAVAETPDIKLFGKWSTDDVQINDISLQDYIAVKEKYAKYLPHSAGRYAAKRFRKAQCPIVERLTNSMMMHGRNNGKKLMTVRIVKHAFEIIHLLTGENPLQVLVNAIINSGPREDSTRIGRAGTVRRQAVDVSPLRRVNQAIWLLCTGAREAAFRNIKTIAECLADELINAAKGSSNSYAIKKKDELERVAKSNR, encoded by the exons atgACCGAGTGGGAGACTGTGCCCGCTGTGGCGGAGACCCCCGACATCAAGCTCTTTGGGAAATGGAGCACAGACGATGTTCAGATCAATGACATCTCCCTTCAG GACTACATTGCGGTGAAGGAGAAGTACGCCAAGTACCTGCCCCACAGCGCTGGGCGCTACGCAGCCAAGCGTTTCCGCAAGGCCCAGTGCCCCATTGTGGAGCGCCTCACCAACTCCATGATGATGCACGGCCGCAACAACGGCAAGAAGCTCATGACCGTGCGCATCGTCAAGCACGCCTTCGAGATCATCCACCTGCTCACCGGGGAG AACCCCCTGCAGGTCCTGGTCAACGCCATCATCAACAGCGGGCCCAGGGAGGACTCGACCCGCATCGGCCGTGCCGGCACTGTCCGAAGACAGGCCGTGGATGTGTCCCCGCTGCGCCGCGTTAACCAG gccatcTGGCTGCTGTGCACTGGGGCCCGCGAGGCCGCCTTCCGCAACATCAAGACCATCGCCGAGTGCCTGGCCGATGAACTCATCAACGCTGCCAAG ggCTCCTCCAACTCCTACGCTATCAAGAAGAAGGACGAGCTGGAGCGTGTGGCCAAGTCGAACCGTTAA